TGTTTTTTATGACATTTAAATAGTGCCGTTATATTTACCCATTTGGAACGGATTATTAGCACCGGAAATAATAGGAATTTTCTCATTAGCCAGTATGCCATCAAAACGGCACGCGGCCGCATATAAATTAATCAGCAACGGCTAATTTTCATGATATTTATCTGCATCGCCGTGATATTTAAATTCAAAACCCCTCATGCGTCCCATTCAGATACGTTAATCCACCTGAAATGCGATTCGCAATAGATAAAAGTACCGAATTACCTTCAAAACACCACCACACCATCCTGCCCGAAACTAAAATCGCAGCATCAACATCAGGTTAGTGTGACTCACACCGATAAGCGTTGATTTGGCAGCGTATTCTTCCCGTATTTTGCTATACACTCTGCCGGTTGCCGTCTGGCGTTCTCATCTCTGGAGTCTGTAACCATGATTATCCGCCCCTACACCGAAGCCGACCGCCCTTTCCTGCGCACGCTGTTTTTAGCATCGCGCCGGCACAGCTGGACGTGGCTGGACGACAGCGACTGGCGTTTAGAGGATTTTGACCAGGCCACCCTGGGTGAGCACATCCTTGTCGCGGAGCAGGATGGTCATCGTGTGGGCTTCGCCGCCGTGCTGGAGCAGGATAACTTTCTGCACAGTCTGTTTGTTGACCCCGACTGGCAGGGTAGCGGTGCCGGAAGCGCCCTTCTCCAGGCTGTCCAGCGGTCATTTACCTCCACCGGCGCGCTCAAGTGTCTGGCTGAAAACCTGCAGGCGCAAAGCTTCTATAAGAAGCACGGCTGGCGAACCGTGGCGCAGGGAGAGAGTGAACAGGGCGAGTATCTTTTGATGCACTTTGTGCTTTAGAGGCAAATTCCGCAGGTTATGATACGGAAGCGGTGCGGCGTTCCACGCATCATTTTACCGCTCAATCGTGGCTTTCAATGCAGACAAAGGATTTGTGGCATGCTCAACATTTTCCACACCGTCGATCTGGTCGGGACGTTTGCTTTCGCACTGAGCGGGGCGACTGCCGGGGTCAAAGAGGATTTTGATCTGTTTGGTGTGTTCGTACTGACGGCCGTCACCGCCGTTGGAGGTGGCGTAATGCGCGATATCTGCATCGGCGCGTTACCGCCGGCCGGTCTGGTCAGCCTCAGCTATCTGCTGGCGATCGTGGCGGCAGTGATCTGCGTGGCGTTTTTTCAACGACTCATCCTCTCATTCGAACGCGCGACGCTGTTTTTTGATGCGCTGGGCCTGGGATTTTTTGCCGCTTTTGGCGCCAATAAAACCTGGCAACACACGCAAAATGTCGAGCTGTCGATACTGCTCGGCTGCGTCAGCGCGGTCGGCGGAGGATGCCTGCGTGACCTGATGACCGGCAGGCCGCCTTCCATATTCAGTCAGGATATTTACGCCAGCGCGGCGTTAATCGGCGCAGCAATAGAAATCAGCGGTTCAGCGGGGTACATTCCGCAGGTCTACAGCGCCTGGGCGGCGATTATTATCTGCACGCTGCTGCGCCTGCTGGCGTTGAAATATAAAATCGGCTTGCCGTCCATCAGGCATAACGGACTATAATACCGCTTTCGTATTGATGACCCACCAGAGCAAACGATGACCAGCAGACCCCTACACGAACAGGCCGGCGTGAGTAAAAGCGCGGGTGACATGTTGCAGTATCTGCGACGCATCGCCCGGGGCGATCGGAACTTCATCATGCAGGATACCCTGCTCAATCATCGTTGCAACGTGTCACCCGACAACGATTTCACGCTGATCATGGAGCTGTTTGACGCCGGAAAAATCGACTTTGACTACTCGATGTCG
The sequence above is a segment of the Erwinia sp. SLM-02 genome. Coding sequences within it:
- a CDS encoding GNAT family N-acetyltransferase, with product MIIRPYTEADRPFLRTLFLASRRHSWTWLDDSDWRLEDFDQATLGEHILVAEQDGHRVGFAAVLEQDNFLHSLFVDPDWQGSGAGSALLQAVQRSFTSTGALKCLAENLQAQSFYKKHGWRTVAQGESEQGEYLLMHFVL
- a CDS encoding trimeric intracellular cation channel family protein, with the protein product MLNIFHTVDLVGTFAFALSGATAGVKEDFDLFGVFVLTAVTAVGGGVMRDICIGALPPAGLVSLSYLLAIVAAVICVAFFQRLILSFERATLFFDALGLGFFAAFGANKTWQHTQNVELSILLGCVSAVGGGCLRDLMTGRPPSIFSQDIYASAALIGAAIEISGSAGYIPQVYSAWAAIIICTLLRLLALKYKIGLPSIRHNGL